In Gossypium hirsutum isolate 1008001.06 chromosome A10, Gossypium_hirsutum_v2.1, whole genome shotgun sequence, the DNA window GCTTAACTGGTCCTATACCGGCATCTATAGGAAACTTAAGTAACTTGGTGTATCTTTTCTTGTATGGAAATCATCTTTCTGGTTCTATTCCCAATGAAATTGGAGGGCTTAAATCACTTTTCATGATCCAGTTCTCGAAAAATAATCTCGGTGGCGTCATCCCTAATTCCATAGGAAACTTGACCAAGTTATTTAGTGTCATGCTTGATACAAATGCCATTTCTGGTTCAATACCTCGCGAGATAGGAATGCTTAAATCTCTCAACTTTTTGCTTTTGGCTGATAACTCAATCTCTAGTCCAATCCCTACTTCCATAGGAAACTTGACCAACTTAACTACTCTTAGCCTTTCTCAGAATATGTTTTTTGGATTGATACCTAAAGAGGTAGGGATGCTTAAATCTCTCAGTCAATTGGATCTGTCTAATAACACATTCTCTGGACAAATCCCTACTTCCATAGGAAACTTGAGCAGCTTATCAGAAGTTTTCCTTGGTGAAAATAGTTTGTCAGGCCCCATTCCTCCAATATACAATAATCTTACTAATCTCCAATTATCAAACAACCATCTCACTGGTACATTACCAGAAAATTTATGCCTCGGTGGAGTACTCACTCGACTTGCAGTGATCAACAACAATTTGTCAGGTCCTATCCCATCAAGTTTGAGAAACTGCAAAAGCTTAATCAGAGTTAGGGTGGATGGAAACCGTTTGACTGGAAATATATCAGAAGTTTTTGGTATATATCCACATTTGAATTATGCTTCGTTAAGCGATAACAATTTTTATGGCGAACTTTCTCCAAATTGGGGGAAATGTCATAATCTAACAAGCCTACGTCTCTCCAACAATAACATTTCTGGAAAGATTCCATTCGAATTGGGACATGCAACCCAGCTACAAGAACTTGATCTTTCTTCCAATCATCTAGTCGATGAGATTCCCATGGAACTGGGAGCATTGAAAATGATGACCCGTCTTTTGCTAAGTGGTAACCAATTTTCAGGCAAAATTCCATCAGAGATTGGACTTCTATCAAATCTAGAACAACTTAACTTGGCTTCAAACAATTTAAGAGGGCCTATTCCTGATGATCTTGGATAAACAATCtgtttatttaaaaagaaaattaaagctTTTGTTAACTTTTTTGGATAAATATATACGGAGTTATCTGAACTTTgataatttgtatttatttagtatttaaatttttttttggacaTAGCTAATATCTAAACTCAGAAATCATAAGTTTGATATTTTGATGCCTAACTAATACTACTTGATTTTGGGTTGACAACCAATAGAATGTTACCATGTGtcctaaaattaacaaaaaaatatttatttcaaaatttaaaagaaataagaattttttttattttacatgcaTAATGAACCTGGACAAATGGTTGTCTAGAATCATTTAAATGTGGACAACAGTTTGTCTagattcattttaaaatttttagtaatttatatttttttataatttgaaaagtaaaatatatatttaaaaataaactcttttttataattttttttatttttagaatttctcttgaattttaggaatttttttatttcaagtgCACAATGAATCcagaattatattttaaatatgcaacttatttattttaaaaaaaaatactattcttttcaattagaaaaatataaaattattagagAAACATACATTTGGAATGAATCTGGACAAACTATTATCCAAATTCAATTGTATAAAGATAATCATTTATCTAAATTCATTGTAcacttgaaataaaaaataccaaCATTCaggaaaatttctaaaaatatacaaaaattttaaaaaaattataaaatacatttaaaaaaaattatattgttatttttgaaattataaaaatataaaattactaaaaaaataagaataaaactgTAAAAATTATTATACAAATTCAACTTAATCTGAACGACCATTTACTCGGTTCTAATGAAGAAAGGATCCAAACCATGCCAACAAGAGAAGGCCCAAGTAAATCCCATTGTGTCTGAAAATATTGAGCATTTAATCCATCTATTCCCAAAGCTTTCAAGGGTGTCATATCAAACAAGGCTCGCCGCATTTCATCAAAAGAAGCATCAATGGATAGCAAATCAAGATTGAACTGGTCAATCGAAGGAAATTTTTCATGAATAGGAAAATTACTTGGGACTATAGCCTTcgtataatagaaaattttgaagaaggaaatcatCAGTCATTTAGATAGTCCTCCTCATAACACCAATCATTATTAATCCTCAAAGCTTGAATCCGATTTTGACTACGATGAGCCCACGTATGACTATGGAAGTATTTGGTATTTCTGTCCCCATTTAAAAGCCACATTAGCTCACTTCCTCTAGTTCAATCATCAATCTCCCTTCTAGGGCAGTAAGGCGTCATGATTCTTCGCTTCCTAGCTGTTATACTCCCAAATGTCTCCCTATTCCAATCTTCCAtcacatttgtaaagtgattaaTTGTATCCGAAAATGATTCTAATGACAACCATTCACTTTTGATAAGGCCCTTAAAGGAGTTATGAGTTAGCCAAACAGAGAAAAATTTGAACAGCCTTTCTCCCCTCTATTGAAAATGATTACCCAGATTTTAATCAAGAGCAACCTATGATCAAACTTGATTTTTTTGGCAATAGAAATGCCAACATATTTGGACTAAATTTGAACTAACTACCATTGGATAGAGTGTGATCTAATCATTCAAAGGTGTGCCTACGACTCTAAGCatgatatttaatttgatattaaatttaaatttgatatttatcataataataaacaaatattactattattgttattagcTTACAGAAGGAAGTTGAGCAACAAGCTCAACTGAAAGGAAAAACATTAAGTAGTAGTGCATCAATCATGGTCTAGAACAGCTTGCACCTACAAGGGTGGTGGAGAAAAAGGATGAAATCCCGATATACACCTTCTAGTGTCACGGGTcagagttcaaagcccgtgaacatcgcaccaaatgcatccaatggaggtctattgtttAGATAGGGATCATTTAGCCCACGAGAGCTAACCCGATTCAAGGAACTATTGAAGAAGCCTGTCAAATTGAAGtctggttggcccgatagcgaagaTATAGCAACTTAAGCaactatggtaactaatcttaaaagatagagcgaatcatatcttgtaagattAGATAGGATTTGATATGGAAATATCTTGTAAATCCTTTAAATcatgggatatggttaatctcgtccgtcgatgtaaatgtatcctGACCGTTGGTTTTGGggaagctcaactataaatagagagccttcccctcatttgtacttactccatttattgttttattattctttgtgaataagagaatagaaaGCATTTAGTTAAACACTTTGCGAGCATCCCTTTCTATTGTTCTTTTGGTTgattcttttggcataaatcgcttctaCTAttcaattggtgccttggaggagttcttaaggaatcctcatttgAGTAAAGGCtaacttaggcgagtttggacgagcaaatcgcctaaggccacacggattgcgagacgaaaggtctagccccgtgacaagtggtattcgagctattggttcgaaggcactgttgggatgtcgaaagaagagttCGAACAAAGGTTGGCGAGAAAGTCTTTGAGGGAGATGCTGTCAGTGGTAGAGGAACGTGTGGGTAAACTTGAGGTGTCCATGGAGGACATTAAAGAGTTTGACAATGCTCGTGGGAAAAGCATTGAGGACATGAAGGAATAGTTCAGGGACTTTGTAACCATGTGTCTCACTTCCCAAAGGGATTTACATGCAAGATTTGCTAGATTCCCAAAGGAAGAAGCTGACAGAGAGGAAT includes these proteins:
- the LOC107895432 gene encoding probable leucine-rich repeat receptor-like protein kinase At1g35710; translated protein: MASFLVPFKLIFFLIFVFFHAFSSSSSITSMEAETLLKWKASLDNTTQTFLSSLWVGSSHCNWVGITCNNAGSVTNLSLAEYDLRLRGTLHHLNFLSLPNLIRLHLRNNSLYGPIPSHIGNLSKLIFLDLSYNNFSGHIPSEICLLRSLQLISLIANKISGPIPQEIGNLSTISNIYFYGNYLSGPIPASIGRLHNLYRLDLNSNRLNGFIPKQVGTLRSLYMLDLSGNSLTGPIPASIGNLSNLVYLFLYGNHLSGSIPNEIGGLKSLFMIQFSKNNLGGVIPNSIGNLTKLFSVMLDTNAISGSIPREIGMLKSLNFLLLADNSISSPIPTSIGNLTNLTTLSLSQNMFFGLIPKEVGMLKSLSQLDLSNNTFSGQIPTSIGNLSSLSEVFLGENSLSGPIPPIYNNLTNLQLSNNHLTGTLPENLCLGGVLTRLAVINNNLSGPIPSSLRNCKSLIRVRVDGNRLTGNISEVFGIYPHLNYASLSDNNFYGELSPNWGKCHNLTSLRLSNNNISGKIPFELGHATQLQELDLSSNHLVDEIPMELGALKMMTRLLLSGNQFSGKIPSEIGLLSNLEQLNLASNNLRGPIPDDLG